A single Camelus bactrianus isolate YW-2024 breed Bactrian camel chromosome 1, ASM4877302v1, whole genome shotgun sequence DNA region contains:
- the ILDR1 gene encoding immunoglobulin-like domain-containing receptor 1 isoform X3 yields MGPELPTPWLLLFTWLPAGCVSLLVTVQHTERYVTLFASVVLKCDYTTSAQLQDVVVTWRFKSFCKDPIFDYYSASYQAALSLGQDPSNDCNDSQREVRIVAQRRGQNEPVLGVDYRQRKITIQNRADLVINEVMWWDHGVYYCTIEAPGDTSGDPDKEVKLIVLPLARHRYMKQAQALGPQMVEKPLYWGADRSSPFSSYPMNALLQRDLSLRSSLPEMPMTQTTAHPPITNGVLEYLEKELRNLNPAQPLPHDLQARSGHPCSMLSSLGSEVVERRIIHLPPLIRDLPSSRRTSNSSRQQWLPSPSPGPWDLREGRRQHHYSDFHREFQDREPKRWALEQRELDQPRRGRHRGSRRRGSPTPWLDRDSLSDGSLSSEARWRPNRPPLRSRYPERARRPSPRGSFQGHPRRRHRSYSPPPPSGLSSWSWSSEEAKEERQPRNRGARRRRSRSPNWPEEKPPSYRSLDVSLGKDGRKKGSVERRSERESSHSGRSVVI; encoded by the exons GGTGTGTGTCCTTGCTGGTGACAGTCCAGCACACAGAGCGCTATGTCACCCTGTTTGCCTCCGTCGTCCTCAAGTGTGACTACACCACCTCTGCCCAGCTCCAGGATGTGGTGGTGACATGGCGCTTCAAGTCCTTCTGCAAGGACCCCATCTTTGATTACTACTCTGCAT CATACCAGGCGGCTTTATCCCTGGGCCAGGACCCATCCAACGACTGCAATGACAGCCAGCGGGAGGTTCGCATCGTGGCCCAGAGACGGGGGCAGAATGAGCCCGTGCTGGGGGTGGATTACCGGCAGCGCAAGATCACCATCCAGAACC GAGCAGATCTTGTGATTAATGAAGTGATGTGGTGGGACCATGGAGTGTATTATTGCACCATTGAGGCTCCAGGGGACACGTCAGGAGACCCAGATAAGGAAGTGAAGCTCATTGTCCTGC ccctggcccGCCACCGCTACATGAAGCAGGCTCAGGCGCTAGGCCCTCAGATGGTGGAAAAACCCCTGTACTGGGGGGCGGACAGGAGCTCCCCGTTTTCATCTTATCCAATGAACGCACTGCTGCAGCGAG ATTTGTCCCTGCGATCCAGCCTCCCAGAGATGCCGATGACCCAGACCACTGCTCACCCTCCCATCACCAATGGTGTCCTAGAGTATTTGGAGAAAGAGCTGCGGAACCTCaacccagcccagcctctgccccatgACCTCCAAGCCAGATCTGGCCATCCTTGTAGCATGCTGTCCTCCCTGGGGTCTGAGGTCGTGGAACGCAGAATCATCCACCTGCCTCCGCTCATCAGAGACCTGCCATCTTCGCGGAGGACCAGCAACTCCTCCCGCCAGCAGTGGCTCCCCTCGCCTTCCCCTGGACCCTGGGatctgagagaggggaggaggcagcaccACTACTCTGATTTCCACCGGGAGTTTCAGGACCGGGAGCCCAAGCGCTGGGCGCTGGAGCAAAGGGAGCTGGACCAGCCGCGGCGTGGAAGGCACCGCGGCTCCAGGCGGCGTGGGTCACCCACGCCCTGGTTGGACAGGGACAGCCTCAGCGACGGCTCCTTGTCCAGTGAGGCCCGCTGGCGGCCCAACCGCCCCCCTCTCCGGAGCCGCTACCCAGAGAGAGCCCGCAGGCCCAGCCCTCGGGGGAGCTTCCAGGGGCATCCAAGGCGCAGGCACCGCAGCtactccccgcccccgccctcggGCCTCAGTTCTTGGAGCTGGAGCTCGGAGGAGGCGAAGGAGGAGAGGCAGCCCCGGAACCGGGgggcccgccgccgccgctcgcGTTCGCCAAACTGGCCTGAAGAGAAGCCACCCAGCTACCGCTCACTGGATGTCTCCCTAGGCAAGGATGGCAGGAAAAAGGGGAGTGTGGAGAGGCGCTCG
- the ILDR1 gene encoding immunoglobulin-like domain-containing receptor 1 isoform X2, whose translation MGPELPTPWLLLFTWLPAGCVSLLVTVQHTERYVTLFASVVLKCDYTTSAQLQDVVVTWRFKSFCKDPIFDYYSASYQAALSLGQDPSNDCNDSQREVRIVAQRRGQNEPVLGVDYRQRKITIQNRADLVINEVMWWDHGVYYCTIEAPGDTSGDPDKEVKLIVLHWLTVIFIILGALLLLLLIGVCWCQCCPQYCCCYIRCPCCPTRCCCPEEDLSLRSSLPEMPMTQTTAHPPITNGVLEYLEKELRNLNPAQPLPHDLQARSGHPCSMLSSLGSEVVERRIIHLPPLIRDLPSSRRTSNSSRQQWLPSPSPGPWDLREGRRQHHYSDFHREFQDREPKRWALEQRELDQPRRGRHRGSRRRGSPTPWLDRDSLSDGSLSSEARWRPNRPPLRSRYPERARRPSPRGSFQGHPRRRHRSYSPPPPSGLSSWSWSSEEAKEERQPRNRGARRRRSRSPNWPEEKPPSYRSLDVSLGKDGRKKGSVERRSERESSHSGRSVVI comes from the exons GGTGTGTGTCCTTGCTGGTGACAGTCCAGCACACAGAGCGCTATGTCACCCTGTTTGCCTCCGTCGTCCTCAAGTGTGACTACACCACCTCTGCCCAGCTCCAGGATGTGGTGGTGACATGGCGCTTCAAGTCCTTCTGCAAGGACCCCATCTTTGATTACTACTCTGCAT CATACCAGGCGGCTTTATCCCTGGGCCAGGACCCATCCAACGACTGCAATGACAGCCAGCGGGAGGTTCGCATCGTGGCCCAGAGACGGGGGCAGAATGAGCCCGTGCTGGGGGTGGATTACCGGCAGCGCAAGATCACCATCCAGAACC GAGCAGATCTTGTGATTAATGAAGTGATGTGGTGGGACCATGGAGTGTATTATTGCACCATTGAGGCTCCAGGGGACACGTCAGGAGACCCAGATAAGGAAGTGAAGCTCATTGTCCTGC ACTGGCTGACGGTGATCTTCATCATCCTGGGagccctcctcctgctgctgctgattgGGGTGTGCTGGTGCCAGTGCTGCCCTCAATATTGCTGCTGCTACATCCGCTGCCCCTGCTGTCCCACCCGCTGCTGCTGCCCCGAGGAAG ATTTGTCCCTGCGATCCAGCCTCCCAGAGATGCCGATGACCCAGACCACTGCTCACCCTCCCATCACCAATGGTGTCCTAGAGTATTTGGAGAAAGAGCTGCGGAACCTCaacccagcccagcctctgccccatgACCTCCAAGCCAGATCTGGCCATCCTTGTAGCATGCTGTCCTCCCTGGGGTCTGAGGTCGTGGAACGCAGAATCATCCACCTGCCTCCGCTCATCAGAGACCTGCCATCTTCGCGGAGGACCAGCAACTCCTCCCGCCAGCAGTGGCTCCCCTCGCCTTCCCCTGGACCCTGGGatctgagagaggggaggaggcagcaccACTACTCTGATTTCCACCGGGAGTTTCAGGACCGGGAGCCCAAGCGCTGGGCGCTGGAGCAAAGGGAGCTGGACCAGCCGCGGCGTGGAAGGCACCGCGGCTCCAGGCGGCGTGGGTCACCCACGCCCTGGTTGGACAGGGACAGCCTCAGCGACGGCTCCTTGTCCAGTGAGGCCCGCTGGCGGCCCAACCGCCCCCCTCTCCGGAGCCGCTACCCAGAGAGAGCCCGCAGGCCCAGCCCTCGGGGGAGCTTCCAGGGGCATCCAAGGCGCAGGCACCGCAGCtactccccgcccccgccctcggGCCTCAGTTCTTGGAGCTGGAGCTCGGAGGAGGCGAAGGAGGAGAGGCAGCCCCGGAACCGGGgggcccgccgccgccgctcgcGTTCGCCAAACTGGCCTGAAGAGAAGCCACCCAGCTACCGCTCACTGGATGTCTCCCTAGGCAAGGATGGCAGGAAAAAGGGGAGTGTGGAGAGGCGCTCG
- the ILDR1 gene encoding immunoglobulin-like domain-containing receptor 1 isoform X1: protein MGPELPTPWLLLFTWLPAGCVSLLVTVQHTERYVTLFASVVLKCDYTTSAQLQDVVVTWRFKSFCKDPIFDYYSASYQAALSLGQDPSNDCNDSQREVRIVAQRRGQNEPVLGVDYRQRKITIQNRADLVINEVMWWDHGVYYCTIEAPGDTSGDPDKEVKLIVLHWLTVIFIILGALLLLLLIGVCWCQCCPQYCCCYIRCPCCPTRCCCPEEALARHRYMKQAQALGPQMVEKPLYWGADRSSPFSSYPMNALLQRDLSLRSSLPEMPMTQTTAHPPITNGVLEYLEKELRNLNPAQPLPHDLQARSGHPCSMLSSLGSEVVERRIIHLPPLIRDLPSSRRTSNSSRQQWLPSPSPGPWDLREGRRQHHYSDFHREFQDREPKRWALEQRELDQPRRGRHRGSRRRGSPTPWLDRDSLSDGSLSSEARWRPNRPPLRSRYPERARRPSPRGSFQGHPRRRHRSYSPPPPSGLSSWSWSSEEAKEERQPRNRGARRRRSRSPNWPEEKPPSYRSLDVSLGKDGRKKGSVERRSERESSHSGRSVVI, encoded by the exons GGTGTGTGTCCTTGCTGGTGACAGTCCAGCACACAGAGCGCTATGTCACCCTGTTTGCCTCCGTCGTCCTCAAGTGTGACTACACCACCTCTGCCCAGCTCCAGGATGTGGTGGTGACATGGCGCTTCAAGTCCTTCTGCAAGGACCCCATCTTTGATTACTACTCTGCAT CATACCAGGCGGCTTTATCCCTGGGCCAGGACCCATCCAACGACTGCAATGACAGCCAGCGGGAGGTTCGCATCGTGGCCCAGAGACGGGGGCAGAATGAGCCCGTGCTGGGGGTGGATTACCGGCAGCGCAAGATCACCATCCAGAACC GAGCAGATCTTGTGATTAATGAAGTGATGTGGTGGGACCATGGAGTGTATTATTGCACCATTGAGGCTCCAGGGGACACGTCAGGAGACCCAGATAAGGAAGTGAAGCTCATTGTCCTGC ACTGGCTGACGGTGATCTTCATCATCCTGGGagccctcctcctgctgctgctgattgGGGTGTGCTGGTGCCAGTGCTGCCCTCAATATTGCTGCTGCTACATCCGCTGCCCCTGCTGTCCCACCCGCTGCTGCTGCCCCGAGGAAG ccctggcccGCCACCGCTACATGAAGCAGGCTCAGGCGCTAGGCCCTCAGATGGTGGAAAAACCCCTGTACTGGGGGGCGGACAGGAGCTCCCCGTTTTCATCTTATCCAATGAACGCACTGCTGCAGCGAG ATTTGTCCCTGCGATCCAGCCTCCCAGAGATGCCGATGACCCAGACCACTGCTCACCCTCCCATCACCAATGGTGTCCTAGAGTATTTGGAGAAAGAGCTGCGGAACCTCaacccagcccagcctctgccccatgACCTCCAAGCCAGATCTGGCCATCCTTGTAGCATGCTGTCCTCCCTGGGGTCTGAGGTCGTGGAACGCAGAATCATCCACCTGCCTCCGCTCATCAGAGACCTGCCATCTTCGCGGAGGACCAGCAACTCCTCCCGCCAGCAGTGGCTCCCCTCGCCTTCCCCTGGACCCTGGGatctgagagaggggaggaggcagcaccACTACTCTGATTTCCACCGGGAGTTTCAGGACCGGGAGCCCAAGCGCTGGGCGCTGGAGCAAAGGGAGCTGGACCAGCCGCGGCGTGGAAGGCACCGCGGCTCCAGGCGGCGTGGGTCACCCACGCCCTGGTTGGACAGGGACAGCCTCAGCGACGGCTCCTTGTCCAGTGAGGCCCGCTGGCGGCCCAACCGCCCCCCTCTCCGGAGCCGCTACCCAGAGAGAGCCCGCAGGCCCAGCCCTCGGGGGAGCTTCCAGGGGCATCCAAGGCGCAGGCACCGCAGCtactccccgcccccgccctcggGCCTCAGTTCTTGGAGCTGGAGCTCGGAGGAGGCGAAGGAGGAGAGGCAGCCCCGGAACCGGGgggcccgccgccgccgctcgcGTTCGCCAAACTGGCCTGAAGAGAAGCCACCCAGCTACCGCTCACTGGATGTCTCCCTAGGCAAGGATGGCAGGAAAAAGGGGAGTGTGGAGAGGCGCTCG